One genomic region from Roseofilum casamattae BLCC-M143 encodes:
- a CDS encoding PP2C family protein-serine/threonine phosphatase — protein MSAVPLPPPSPQPSGSATSPSRPSPQSPISDDQNPVHALKELVARLRREQHKIQDLLMSLGFALRSFNNLNQFLELIPLMAARVTDADGGALVLFKADGQLKLEQMHCHDSHQCPDIRQALETVNQQLSAPHSSATDPEQIAILLDREVNHYLGLETQLFGTAIIVRKHERGRLYVFSRSREYTWTDTREKLLRLIADQTAVAIENDELSVELRKKERLDRELEIGAEIQNQLLPHTYPNIQGIQLAARCQTANRVGGDYYDFIPIHLPDNLGESDLPSAERWSITVGDVMGKGVPAGLIMTMLRGMLRAEVLNGHSPARILKHLNHAMYQDLEQASRFVTLFYSEYDPLTQTLSYSNAAHNPPLLWQGSQKSIGRLDTMGMLIGLDLDSDYEDGQSQLYPGDIILYYTDGFTDASNRHGDRFDEDNLVEAFQFACQHYQSPESILEYLFNRVNEFMGPGSDRRDDMTLVVMQVEP, from the coding sequence ATGAGTGCTGTTCCCCTTCCCCCTCCCTCACCCCAACCTTCTGGCAGTGCGACGTCCCCGTCGCGCCCCAGTCCTCAATCCCCGATTTCCGACGATCAAAACCCCGTTCATGCCCTGAAAGAATTGGTGGCTCGACTCCGACGAGAACAACATAAAATTCAAGATTTATTAATGTCTTTGGGGTTTGCTCTGCGCAGTTTCAATAACCTCAATCAGTTTCTCGAACTCATTCCTCTGATGGCAGCACGAGTAACGGATGCTGATGGGGGAGCATTGGTCTTATTCAAAGCGGACGGCCAGCTGAAACTCGAACAAATGCACTGCCACGACTCCCATCAATGTCCGGATATTCGGCAAGCTTTGGAAACGGTGAATCAACAACTGAGCGCGCCTCATAGCAGTGCAACCGATCCCGAGCAAATTGCGATTTTGCTCGATCGCGAAGTGAATCATTATTTAGGATTAGAAACCCAGCTCTTTGGCACGGCAATTATTGTCCGGAAACACGAGAGAGGCCGGCTGTACGTGTTTAGTCGCTCTCGGGAATATACCTGGACGGATACTCGGGAAAAACTCTTACGTTTAATTGCCGATCAAACTGCTGTGGCCATTGAAAATGACGAACTGTCAGTGGAGTTACGCAAGAAAGAACGGCTCGATCGCGAATTAGAAATTGGTGCCGAAATTCAAAACCAATTGCTGCCCCATACTTATCCCAATATTCAAGGGATTCAACTGGCAGCTCGCTGTCAAACGGCGAACCGAGTTGGGGGAGATTACTACGATTTTATTCCCATTCACTTACCCGACAACCTGGGCGAGTCCGATCTCCCCTCTGCCGAACGCTGGAGCATTACTGTTGGCGATGTGATGGGTAAAGGGGTTCCCGCTGGGTTAATTATGACCATGTTGCGCGGAATGTTGCGCGCTGAAGTGTTGAACGGCCATTCTCCAGCTCGCATTCTCAAACACCTGAACCATGCCATGTATCAGGATTTAGAGCAAGCGAGCCGGTTCGTAACTCTGTTTTACTCGGAATACGATCCGCTCACCCAAACTTTATCCTATAGTAATGCGGCTCACAATCCCCCACTACTGTGGCAAGGGAGCCAAAAATCAATCGGCCGACTGGATACAATGGGGATGCTCATCGGTCTGGATTTAGATTCGGATTATGAAGACGGGCAATCCCAACTTTATCCTGGAGATATTATTCTCTACTACACCGATGGCTTTACCGATGCCTCTAACCGCCATGGCGATCGCTTCGACGAAGACAATTTAGTGGAAGCGTTTCAATTTGCTTGCCAGCATTACCAAAGTCCTGAAAGTATCTTAGAATACTTATTCAATCGCGTCAACGAATTTATGGGGCCGGGGAGCGATCGCCGGGACGATATGACTTTGGTGGTAATGCAAGTCGAACCATAA
- a CDS encoding DUF362 domain-containing protein, with product MSTVSLIRATSYDRALLRASLIELLAPLGGMEAVVKTGDRVLLKPNLLTGSKPTKECTTRPEVVVEVARLVGEAGGRAFLGDSPAFGTAFGVAKANGYLPFLEDLDLPIIEFQGKRYETAGDRLNHLLLSKEAMDADVVINLPKIKAHQQLTMTLGVKNLFGCVPGKMKAWWHMQAGKSSEEFGAMLVETARAIAPNLTIVDGIIAHEGNGPMNGTPRFLGMLGASTRVFDLDLALLQMLKVDPMRVPTHPAALAAGCYSTEKIDFPLCSPQELAIEDWKLPDTMQPIDFGLPRVMKSTFKHLYIRLIKEPMSAYQALKAQN from the coding sequence ATGAGTACGGTTAGTTTAATTCGAGCGACATCTTACGATCGCGCTCTGTTGCGCGCCTCTTTAATCGAGCTATTAGCGCCCTTAGGTGGCATGGAAGCGGTGGTGAAAACGGGCGATCGCGTATTATTAAAACCGAATCTTCTCACTGGCTCGAAACCGACGAAGGAATGCACGACTCGGCCGGAAGTGGTTGTGGAAGTTGCTCGTTTAGTTGGCGAAGCAGGGGGCCGGGCCTTTTTGGGCGATAGTCCTGCCTTTGGGACGGCCTTTGGAGTGGCAAAGGCTAATGGCTATTTACCTTTTCTGGAGGACTTGGATCTTCCTATTATTGAGTTTCAGGGGAAGCGCTACGAAACCGCTGGCGATCGCCTGAATCATTTATTGCTCTCTAAGGAAGCTATGGATGCCGATGTTGTCATTAACTTACCGAAAATTAAGGCACACCAACAGTTAACCATGACCTTGGGGGTGAAGAACTTATTTGGCTGCGTCCCCGGCAAAATGAAGGCCTGGTGGCATATGCAAGCTGGGAAAAGTTCCGAGGAGTTTGGGGCCATGCTGGTGGAAACGGCGCGCGCTATTGCTCCCAATTTAACGATTGTTGATGGCATTATCGCCCATGAAGGTAACGGCCCGATGAATGGGACTCCCCGGTTTTTGGGCATGTTGGGTGCATCTACACGAGTCTTCGATCTCGATCTGGCTTTATTGCAAATGTTGAAGGTCGATCCGATGAGGGTTCCAACCCATCCTGCCGCCTTAGCTGCAGGATGCTATTCTACAGAAAAGATAGATTTTCCTCTCTGCAGTCCCCAGGAATTGGCGATCGAGGATTGGAAGCTGCCAGATACAATGCAGCCCATTGACTTCGGCTTGCCCAGAGTCATGAAGTCTACATTTAAGCACTTGTATATTCGCCTGATTAAAGAACCGATGTCGGCGTACCAAGCGCTTAAAGCCCAGAACTAA
- a CDS encoding tetratricopeptide repeat protein encodes MKPFLTHLKPEVKPEGGAAGVIADAGERDTLVPEENCLSTEPSTNSVARAESLHQEAVLLQQQGKLKAAQHHWEKVLSIYESLENTTRVGHMLGHLSHIHYCQGNYDGAISYQYRRLELAEASSNQRLKAQTWGHLSNAYRHQGKYNDAIATSERSIQLAEQIGDRCLLSIGYNNLGLVYKAMGDLARAIECQEEGLKLLEDGDNPAMKCQILRNLANAHHALGHYNETIAYYQKLLDLARQTNDRRLEAKTLRNLGHTCHNLGNYPQAIAYYEQRLKVAQQLEDWRIQEQTFGSLGTAHDALGDYETATIYYEQRLKIARNLEDRRLTNQTLGNLIVAYSAVGDFLRAQQYREQRQAMA; translated from the coding sequence ATGAAACCTTTCTTAACTCACTTAAAGCCAGAGGTAAAACCAGAGGGAGGTGCTGCTGGGGTTATTGCTGATGCAGGAGAACGAGACACTTTAGTTCCAGAAGAGAATTGCCTTTCGACTGAACCCAGCACAAACTCAGTCGCTCGTGCAGAGTCCTTGCATCAAGAAGCAGTTCTCTTGCAACAGCAAGGAAAACTCAAAGCCGCTCAACATCATTGGGAAAAAGTCTTAAGTATTTATGAATCGTTAGAAAATACAACCCGTGTCGGTCACATGCTGGGCCATCTGAGCCACATCCACTACTGCCAAGGAAATTATGATGGTGCCATTTCTTACCAGTATCGACGGCTAGAGCTGGCTGAAGCCTCGAGCAACCAACGTCTGAAAGCGCAAACTTGGGGGCATTTAAGCAATGCCTATCGTCACCAAGGAAAATATAACGATGCGATCGCGACCAGCGAGCGCAGCATTCAGTTAGCCGAACAGATCGGCGATCGCTGTTTGTTGTCCATTGGTTACAATAATCTCGGCTTAGTGTACAAAGCCATGGGGGACTTGGCCCGGGCCATTGAATGTCAAGAAGAGGGCTTAAAACTGCTCGAGGATGGAGATAATCCAGCCATGAAATGCCAAATTTTGCGGAACTTGGCCAACGCCCACCATGCCCTGGGCCATTACAATGAAACCATTGCTTACTACCAGAAATTATTAGATTTAGCCCGGCAAACAAACGACCGGAGATTAGAAGCAAAAACCTTGAGAAATCTCGGCCATACCTGTCATAATTTGGGAAATTACCCTCAGGCGATCGCCTATTACGAACAACGACTAAAAGTGGCGCAACAGTTGGAAGACTGGCGCATTCAAGAACAAACCTTCGGCAGTCTTGGCACCGCTCACGATGCTCTCGGCGATTATGAAACGGCAACGATCTATTACGAACAGCGACTCAAGATTGCCCGCAATTTGGAAGATCGGCGGTTGACCAACCAAACCTTGGGTAATTTAATTGTTGCTTATAGCGCCGTGGGAGATTTTCTGCGAGCGCAACAGTATCGAGAGCAGCGCCAAGCTATGGCTTAG